The genomic region GTGGTCCTCAATGGTCCCCATAGCCAAGCTGTTAATCCTGCGGTGTTAAGAGGGGACATTTTTCCTAAGTAAATATAAAGTGTTGGTATTTTTAAATGACtctcaagcacatacacacctgaCTGACTCTACTGGCAGTGGTACAAATGTTAGTAGAGGATGTTAAAATTACAGTTTGCCTGTCAGCTGTCTCACAATTACGCTTATCTTCCAGGACACACAGGTTACCCTTATTCCCCGCTCTGACAAAAAGTATGCGGACATGTCCtgattgaataataataatttttttgTAGAGAGTTAATGGAGTGGAAAAGGTATTTTGTAATcatttaatctgaaaagctgTGCTGTTCGAAAAGATTCATACATGCCTTAAATCAATTTCAGAAGCCTGTAATTAAGAGATATGAGACATGTGACTCAACTGGAGGAATGTCTTCTCTGTCCAAAATCAAGGATAGCACATgccaagagaaacagagaagtaTTTTATCATCAGTAGCAAAACAATAAAACACCTAATTTAAGGGTGCAGGAAAAACGTTCAGCTATTAATTTGGATTGAAATGTTGTTTATTCATGCCAAGCACTCCTTGCCGTTTATATACGTTCTGTCTTGTTTTACTGTGGAAAGAAAAAAATTGTAACTGTTGGGCCTTTTTCCAACATGTCCTCTTTATTCCTCCCTGATGAAATGTGGCACACTTAAAGCCATAAACTTTAATGACAGGTTTAATTCAAACGCAATAAAGTACTCAAGCGTTCTCAATTGAATTACACTTTCCCCCCTTTTTTGCCATTTgcttatatcaacttcttaaaCAACTGAAGCAACTGCCAAGTGAACTTGGAAGGGGGTCTTGAGAGATGAGGCTGAGATGGCAAGGCCACAGGAAGTAACATATTGCACTTCCTGCCCCAGACGACAGTTTTAGTGAGAAACTTTGTCATAGATTTTCCACACAGTGTGTCAGATTATTACCTTTTGGCTTGTTTGTCTTGGAAGCCACACAGTTAAGATTTTGTTAAGAACATTAACAAAATGCAACTTGTCAAAGCACAGAATCCTGCTAGCATGAACAATGTACATTTCAGGTTtttaaggaaaaaaaacaaattcagttttctccctttttttgAGGAGAAAATAGGTCAGTGTCAGTTCTGAGAAAAACCATTCTGCCGTCTGCAGACCAGACCCTGGCCCGGAGGGTGTTGAGAGGGGATGGGAGCCAGAGTTGTCGTGGAGGGGGAGATTCTGTTTCCCGCCCCGGTGTAGTGCGCTGAGTTCTGgttctcacacaagcacattatTTCACCATGTGGTATCGGGCCTGAGCAAAGGTAATGATGATAAATTAAGGCATGAATGAGTTGAAAAATCTGGAAAAAAGGGCTTCACATTTCAGGTTGACGTCTCCAAAGGAGAATGCACAAATTAGTGGATGCTTTGCAGTTTTTGGGGGGACTGGAGTCAAAACAGTATTGTATTGTTGTCATTGTAATTACAAGTAATTGTATTGTTTTAGACCCCAAAATCACAGAACTGGTGAACTAGCCCATATATAATAGCCTACTTATGCATAAAGATGCACATGGCAGGCTCTCGGACAAAATAACTGCAATTGAAAAGGATTATGAAATCTCGTTTTGGTTTATTTGACCAAGACTGACTGCCAGTGCCCACCAATACAACACTTTACCCGACGGAGTAAAACCAAGCATAGGGGGCCAATGGATGAGAGCTCTTTACGCACTGGCCCCTCCCAATCAAGCCTACAAGAAAGCCTCATGTTCCAATTGAAGCCCAAGACTGTCAGTGGCTCTCAGCTTGAACTGATGCTGAAAACTACACGGATGAAAGTTTAGATTATTATACCAAGTAAAATATCCACGAAAATGAAGCGGTTAATTTTACCAATAGTATTGGTGATGACATTGCCTACGTGCATGGAAGCCATCCACGGATTGTACAATTTCGGTCAACCCGAGTTGTTCTACAAAAAGAATCATTGCAAACCGATACCGGCAAATCTCTTCTTGTGCAACGATATAGAATACACTGAAATGCGCCTCCCAAACCTACTTGGACACGAGACCATGAACGAGGTTCTGCAGCAAGCTTCGTCTTGGATCCCACTGGTCCAGAAGCAGTGTCACCCCGATACCAGGAAGTTTCTTTGCTCTCTGTTTGCTCCAGTCTGTCTTGACGACTTAGACGAGCCCATCCAGCCATGCAGATCGCTGTGCGAAAGCGTAAAACAGGGGTGCGCACCGGTAATGTCCGCCTTTGGCTTTCCCTGGCCAGATATGCTGGATTGCGAACGCTTTCCACTCGATAATGACCTTTGCATACCTCCCGCGGGCATCGATAACTTTGTTCCAGTCACCAAAGAAGGTAAATGTATTACTGTCCCTACACTGTGGTTACGTCAGGTTTCCAGTTCTATTTTCGTAAGTCATAGAAAGTTGATATCCTATTTTTAAGGCAGTGTCACGTTGGATAATTCTATGTGATAATTTATAAAGAAATTATATTAGGTTTAAGAAATTATGGGTTGACTCATGCGCATATTACCTATAGACATTTTCTTATAATTTAACTAATTACTTAGCAACTATTAAATAAGTCTATTCCTTCATAATAATGTCCTAAATACTGTAGGCATGCTACAGACTAGCTGGTGCTCTTTGGTTCTCTTAAGTGTTAGAGTTGGTTTCTGACAACATTCTGATATGAATCACCTGAAGCCTGCAGCATCCCTGCTTACCGGGGTTGTTTCCTTAATAGAGGGATGTGTAAACAGCAGGAGTTTTCCATTTCTACTGCTTAGCCCTGAGATCATCCCTAACTGGAATGTATGAGGCAATGAATTTGGCAGGATATAGGCACAGGATAGGCATATAAAGCCAAAATAGCTCTTATTACTATAGTAAATCATATGAAGAATAGATTCTGaaaattaatatatatatatttttataatggTTTTTCATGGGGGGTATTATGAATACAGACCTGTAAGAGCTTGCATGCCTCTGCAATAATGAATATGCCTAAACTCGAAAACTAGTTTAAATCTACTCACATTCCTCTTGTAGTGCCCAAGGTTTGTGATGCCTgcaaagaaaaagaggaaaacGATAATGAAATTGTTGACAATCTCTGCAAGAACGACTTTGGTAAGTCCTAATCAGGTATATTAATCAGATTATCTTGCTTTGCTTGGTTTAATACACAAAATGCCATTTAAAACATCCATTTAACCTGGATCTCCACCCTGTTCCTTCTTCTTCCCACCTAGCGCTCAAGATCAAAGTCAAGGAGATCTCTTACATGAACGGAGATACCAAAATTGTCCCAGAGACCAAGAGTAAGACCATCTACAAGCTGAACGGTGTGACGGAGCGCGACCTGAGGAAGACAGTGCTGTGGCTGAAGGACGGCCTGCAGTGCGTGTGCGATGAAATGAACGACATCAACGCAGCCTACCTGGTCATGGGCCAGAAGATGGACGGACACCTGGTCATCACGTCCCTCAAGCGTTGGCAGCGTGGTCAACGGGAATTCAAGAGGATTTCCCGCAGCATCCGCAAGCTGCAGTGCTGAATGGGCATGACGAGATCAAGGTCGAGATCAGGCAGACGTTCTGCTCTGGTTTGATCCTCTTGGTCAACTTCAGTGTGACCATAACATGCTGCAGGTGTATCTACCTACAATACATGACGTCATCAAGTGTTTGTACTGCGGCCTCCTGCGCATGCCTACACCTTTCAGTAGTTCATGTGCTTCAATTTTTAATTTGGTCACGCCAACACAAGAAAAACATGCAGAGAGTACATGCCAAACACCTGGAAGAGTATGTAATTAGTAAACTGATATCAAACTGTAGCATATGCCATTATTTACGActacaataatatttcaatatacAGTAAGACACATTCTTATTTAATTTGCGATTAAAAAGATGGAAATATTGAGTTCATATCAATGAGAGGATGTGTGAAATTAGTCTGCACGTGGTGTATTGTACTTTAGCTATACGTTAATGTGATAGTGAGACGATGttatcaaatacaatgtttttttgttttttacttatCTTTCTCAAGCAAAATGAGAGATAGCAGGCTATATTCTCTGGCTGATACAAAAAAAAGTAGCCATGTCTTTGTAGTGAGACGTTCAAGCACATTTGACCAGTTACTTTGTAAACATGCTATCTTGCTCTGTAGCCTTCTCATCAGTGGCATATTTTGGTACTTGAGCCTCAATCCTGCACTATATCCTTTTATACGATATACTATAACAATGATAAATGAAATATTTTTCTAGATCAGTTCGTCATGGTTTCTGCGTCCTGTTTCAGTTTTTAGACCATAACTAACAATATCAGGATTTTGTAGTAGAGTTTGTTAATGAGTTCTGTTAAAaaatgcagttgtgtgtgtgtgtcctgtaaaaTATTTCCTGAAGTATTACTGTGTAAATATCAGATTTACATGTTATTCGTGTACATAGTTTTCAGCAATAGTAGAATACATTTGGGAATGGGAAGATGGGAACTGTTACAGATTTTAAATGATTTTGTCATTCAATAGTGTCCAATCAAAGCTGGTATTTACATACAGGCAGGCATATATTTTAAGTTGTACCACAAACCTGTAATAGATTTATTATTAAAGGAAATATTCATTTAAGGAACACtgacataaaaaataaatctgAACAGTCAGTCTTATATCTATTGTTTATCCCTCTAGTGGTCTACACAtttcaacacacaccacagtacagcaaaatgtCTTAGTTTACCAATTACTTAATGCAACCATATCACTCCTGATGGCAAGTGAGCAATGCctttaaaatgaataaatgtatctTCATATTATGAAACATCAAGAGCACAATAGTGTCACTCTGGCAATGCTAAGTGAATGGCTGTTTTTGGTGAGCATATCAGCACCCCCCTGTGGATAATGTTGAAGCTTCATTGCTTTATTGTCCTCAGTAGGAAGTTGTAGGTGCAGATACAACCAGGTTTTGAATtacgggggggcttgggggggtttgacccccctaattaagacttggaccccccccccccccccccccccaaaagagctAAAAACAGAAGGTTCATGTTTGCTTTAAACATTTGGCTCATATGTCTCGCACacttaaaatatgttttcataATCTTTGCCTTTTTATTGGACAGTGAGTATGGAACACTAGGTGGCGATAATGCACCATTGGTTGCCATCTGCCGTAGTCTACCCTCAGCTTCAGAAGAAAAATTGTGtcactcaacaacaacaaaaatcggCGTTCTTGATGTCCATGTGTGGCTTCACTGACATGTTTTGTTCCTATAAGGAAACCTGCAAGGGATGCAGGAATGAGTTTAACATAACAGGCCTGTGCAACCATCAGAGAGGAAAAGGTTCAAGTTGTTTTCTAATGATATCAAACGTGTAGTTATGTTAGTCTGTCTTTCGATAATACATACACTGAACAAAATAAACGCAACGTTTTTGCCCCCATTTTTCATGAGTTGAACTCAAAGATCAAAGACTTTTTCTATGTACACAAAAGGCCTATTTCTCTCAAATATTGTTCACAAATATGTCTAAATCTGTCAGCACTTCTCCTTTGCCGAGAAAATCCATCCACCTCACAGTTGTGGCATATCAAGATGCTGATTAGACAGCATGATTATTGCACAGTTGTGCCTTAGGCTGGCCACAATAAAAGGCCACtcttggttagggttagggtgagaatTTCTGCACGAACTGTCAGAAACCGTCTCAGGGAAGCTCATCTGCATGCTAGTCATCCTCATCGTCCTCATTGGGTCGTGGTCTCTGACCCTAACCGACTGGTTTTCAGACCCCTTGCCCTCTCTGCAGGTTGTTACAACTAGGTAGGTCAATGTCAAATTAATTGTTAAGTGTAGTTTATTGTGTTTGAATCTGGCTGAAGGATATTCTTACAGCAACATTTTTGCTCTTCGacttataaataaaacttgACTTATGAGTAAAACGGATAAAAATGATATGCTCtgtgctggatttgaacctaggTCGTTGTGGTTTAGGCCTTTGTTCTCAACCCACTACACCACAGGGTCCTTTTATATACTTGGAAATAACATAAATATTACGTACCTGATATTAGTTAAATGAATTGTCAAATGGTTTGAGCCAGGGATACCGTGTTTGACAGTAGACGCGATGGTACACATGCTTACCCACTGAGCAACAGAGGGTTCCTTCAAATTGACTTTCTACAAGACAGTGTAATTTCCCTTATGACACTATGCATTATAAAATGGGGTCAAACTTCCACTCATCCAGGGATGTAAATGTTCCATCGTGCAGCGTGGATTCAGATGGCGAGAAGTAAAGAACCTACATTGAACAAAAGCAACTGAAACCCGTTCAagtacaaaacattttttttttttaattttctaTGATTGAAACTGCAAAATCTAGAAAAATATACAACAAAAGCTTAACCTTTCACAACATTTAACATTTGGAAAAAATAGGAACAAAAAGGAAAAGGAATATTCACATTTTTCCCCATTATTGATAAAAACACATTCGTTTTGTTTCCATTCTTTTACATagcattgtttattttcgccatCCCCATCTTTCTCTAAACGTCACCACAGTAGCCCGAGTCATTGGAGAGCTGAGAGTTGGAGCTGCGGTTGGACGAGGAGTTCCAAATGTCCAGGTTCATGTGTGGCCCAAAGGGGTTGAAGTACTGCTTCGTCCGACAGGAGCCCCCAGGCTCCCGGCTGAAGGGGGCGTGAGGGGGAGTGACAGGGGACATTGGGGCTGAGCGGTCGGGCTGGAAGTGGTTCTGGTAAGGCTCACTCTGCGGGGTCCAGATGGACCCAAACAGGCTGGACATAGGAGACAGACTTCTGGTGCCAGGAAAGTATGTCTGGGAGAAAACGAAACGGCATGTGAGGTCGATGCTTGAAGCCTCGCACAAAGAAATATAAGGTAAATACTAAAAACACAGTAAAGTAGAACTACATTGTGCAATTTAAATGCACCTCAAAACTATACTACATAATGAAAAGCAGTCAGACATTTTGAAGGAGAGTTCCAGGAGTCTCACCTTCCTGCCCACACAGCCAGCTGTATCCCAGGATGAAGGCACCTCCTGGGCACAGTCCTCGCTCCAGCTAGCCTGGGGGCTATAGGCAGCACTCTGGGACTCCTGGCATGAGAAACTGTTTTGGAAATTGGCATTGCCTGTAGGAAggattaaggggggggggggggggctgaattAGAATATTCCTCTTTTCCACtcacttttaaaaacataaaaaggtttaaaaatatataaatacaaaaaGAACATTCAAATGATCAAGTTTTATCTTTAATGCATTGTGTAAATGCTGGTATATTTCCGAGATAGTTGAGAGATAAAGATACCCACCCCCTGGCATGTAGGTTCCCTGGGCACTGTACACGGAGGGACTGTTGCATTGGCTGTTAATGCTGTTCCAAGGAAAGCTGTCAAAGAAATTGAAAAACCATATTAGCAAATTCCACGCATTACGGCAACTACTTGTGTAACTGCAACATTAGTTCCACTGCATTGTCTTTGAATTAATTCACAAAACACCAAACTCCAAAGCGTTTATAGATGGGTGTAAAGGTCTGATGATGAAGAACATACCCATTGTAAGGTGCAGGTGCTGGGGGCTGAGGTGCGTAGGTCAGGGCTTCAGTGGCG from Osmerus mordax isolate fOsmMor3 chromosome 14, fOsmMor3.pri, whole genome shotgun sequence harbors:
- the sfrp2 gene encoding secreted frizzled-related protein 2; translated protein: MKRLILPIVLVMTLPTCMEAIHGLYNFGQPELFYKKNHCKPIPANLFLCNDIEYTEMRLPNLLGHETMNEVLQQASSWIPLVQKQCHPDTRKFLCSLFAPVCLDDLDEPIQPCRSLCESVKQGCAPVMSAFGFPWPDMLDCERFPLDNDLCIPPAGIDNFVPVTKEVPKVCDACKEKEENDNEIVDNLCKNDFALKIKVKEISYMNGDTKIVPETKSKTIYKLNGVTERDLRKTVLWLKDGLQCVCDEMNDINAAYLVMGQKMDGHLVITSLKRWQRGQREFKRISRSIRKLQC